DNA from Aggregatimonas sangjinii:
GCGATTTGATTGATTCTGTAGGAACTATGGCCGGTGATGAAGGTGATATCTCTGCTCCGGGAATGGTAATTAAAATAATACTTTTGAATTAAATATACCAGTGCCTAACACACCTTAATCAGTTGGTATTCGGTGCCTTACAGGGCTTTCGTTCTCGAATCATCTTTTTCCTCAGTTGATATAGATGCCTTCCGTAAACCCAACCGTCTCATATTGCCAATCGATAATGTAGCATTAGTTCATAGTTTTTATTGTTTATTAAGGAATTCATGTATTCGCTGCGCTCGAAAGGTCTGCATGTTCGCTTTCCCTATACCGCAAAAAATCCTGACGGGATTTTTTACTATATTTCCATATAATTGCGCAGACCTGACCGGCCTTTAGATTTGCCTTATAGATAAAATCTATTATGATGATCGTGTTGAAAAGAGGGGGTCCGGGGGAGACTCATAACTCCTATAAATGTTCATAACTTTATTGAAACATAAAAAAAGAACGGGGTGAACTTTCTGTCGGCCAAGGTTGACGACCTATTGCCTGTATCAGTCCCCGTTCTTCTAACCGGTCGCCCAGAACCATATAGGATTTCAGCCTCGACTTTTAAAGGTCTTAGTTTAAGCGACCATTTTCAAACATGGTAAAATTATGGAAATCAAGGAAATTATCGGTATCGACGTGAGTAAATTAACATTGGACGCCCACATCCACTTAAAAGGCGTTGCGGAAAGGTTCACCAATACCGTGGATGGCATCAAGGAAATGTGCGTATGGGCAAATGAGAACCTTGGCCCGGCCATGGACGGCCTTCTTTTCGTATTCGAGCACACGGGGCTCTATAGCGACACGCTCGAAGAGTTCCTCGATACGGCGAGGCTGCCCTACCGTATCGTTCCCGGCCTGGAGATCAAACGCTCCCTTGGCATTGCCAGGGGAAAGGACGACAGGGCGGACGCAAAGCGGATAGCCCTTTACGGATGGCGCACTAGGGAGGAATTCGTACCGCGCCAAAGACCGGATGCGAAACTGGCGGACATGAAAAGGCTCATGTCCCTGCGCAGGAAACTGGTCGCCCAACGGGCGGGCCATATCGCGAACCTGGGTGAGCAGCGAAGGGTATTGGGCGGAGACCCGCACCAACGCCTGTACAGCTGTCAAAAGGCCATCATCGACTGCCTGGACAAAGAGATTGCGGCGTTGGAGAGCGATATCGACGGGCTTATCGCACGGGACCCGAAGCTCAATGGGATGTTCACCCTATTGCTCACCGTCAAGGGCATCGGAAAGGTCACGGCAAGGTTCCTTATCGTGTACACCAATGGGTTCAAGTGGTTCGCAAGCTGGAGGAAGTTCGCCTCCTACGTCGGGATCGCACCCTTCCCCAATACCTCCGGGACCAGTCTCAAGGGAAGGACGAAGGTCAACAGGATGGCCAACAAGGAAGGAAAGGTGCTGTTGAACATGTGCGCATGTACCGCCGTACAGTACAGCCACGAAATGAAAAGATACTATGAAAAAAGGATCGGTGAGGGAAAGGACAAAATGTCCACAATGAACATCATAAGGAACAAGGTACTGGCCAGGGCGTTCGCAGTGGTAAGGCGCGGCACACCGTATGTCGATACCATGAAATTCATCTCATGATAGAAAAAATTTATGAAGAATATTTGTTTTAACCATAGGATACAGGCAGGGACGTCTACTTGTCCGCCTTTGGCGGATGGCACTGCTTCGTGGCACATTTGAAAAAACATTGGAACAATACAAAGGCATATTAGAAAATATCGGAAAATACGTAACTCTTACCAACGAGGAAACGGAAAAATTGATTGCCATAATCAGAACTACGAAAATCAAAAAGCGACAGTTTATTGACCAACCGAATTACGTTTGCCAATACCGAAATTACGTAGTCAAAGGAGCGTTCCGTTCTTATTTTATAGATAACGAGGGCAAAGAACACACCGTTCAAATTGCACTTGAGGATTGGTTTGTAAGCGATTTTTACAGTTACATAACCCAAACGCCGGCAACACTTTTTGTGGAAGCTTTAGAAGATTCAACCATACTTCAAATGACCTATGACGATATCGAAGGGCTTTGCAAGGAAATTCACGCCTTGAGCGAATATTTTAGAATTTCGACCGAAAGAGCATTTGCTTTTTCAAGAAAGCGTGCATTATCCAATTTGAGCTTGACAGCAGAAGAACGCTACTTGGAATTACTCAATCGCTATCCAAATATGATCAAACGTGTACCGCAAAAAGTTATCGCTTCCTATTTGGGCTTTACACCCGAATTTCTTTCCAAGATAAGAAGAGACCTCGCTTCAAAATCTTAATCTAGTTCAAGACTATTTCATAATCCAGTTCATTTTTAAAGTAAGTAAGTCGCCACACCTTTGTATTGTCGATTTTGACTTCACTTAAATCAAGGTAAAATGAACACAGAAAAAAAATCCTATCAAGAAAACTTAAAAGACTTGCGAGATAATTTAGGTAATATGCTTCCAAAAGAAGCACTTGCGGTATTTGACAATGACGCAGAAAGTCTTCAAGAAAACCATAATTCCATCTTGAAATTACAAGAAGGCCAGAAAGCACCCGATTTTTCGCTCACCAATGCAAATGACAAAACCGTAAGACTTTCAGAATTGCTTAAAAAAGGAAAAGTCGTCCTTACATTTTATAGAGGTTCGTGGTGTCCTTACTGCAATTTACAATTGTCACATTATCAAAAGTCGTTGGAAGAGATTCACGATTTAGGAGCAGAATTAGTTGCAATCTCGCCACAAACTCCAGATGAATCTTTAAATGTAAAAGAAAAAAATGAACTCAATTTTGAAGTTTTGAGTGATAATGGTAATATCGTGGCAAGACAATATACAACCGTATTTAAAAATGCTGATGCACCAGTGAATATTATGACTGAACTCGGATTTGATTATGACGCCCACTATTCGGACGATTCAAGAGAATTGCCAATACCTGCGGTATTCATCATTGAAAAGGATTCAACCGTTTCTTTCGCAAAATCATTGGGTGGCGACTACAGAAACCGTGTTGAGACTTCTGAAATAATTAACCATTTAGAAAATGGGTCAAAATGAAAAACTCAATTCAAAACATCATAAATTGGCTATTGGCGATTTTAATGGTCGTTTTTTGAGCTTAACAAGTTTCTTGGTTTTATTCCGGTAGAACCACCAACTGACCCTACTGCTCAGCAATTTATGGGAACGATGTTTTCAACATACCTATCTGTAGTTGTTGCCATTGCTGAAATTATTGGTGGAATTTTATTAGCTATCCCAAAAACAAAAATTGTGGGCTGGTTTGAAGGCTTCCTTGTAATTTTCAATATAGTTGTTCTTCACGTTGCACACGACTTTGTTGGCAATGTCATTTGGTTGCTACCAACCATACTATTTTTGACAGCAAACTATTTCCAAAAAGGAAAAATATACTCACTTATAAATTAAGAATTATGAAAAACAAGATTTGGTTAATCACAGGTATATCAAGCGGTTTGGGTAAAGCACTTGCCGAATCCGTAATTGAAAAAGGCGACTTCGTCATCGGCACGTTTCGCAAGCAATCCCAAGTTGACGAATTCAACGAGAAATATTCCAATAGAGCCTTTTCAATACTTTTAGACATTACCGATGAACAAAGTATTGAAAGAAATGTAGAAAAATTGGTCTCAAAATTCGACAGTATTGACGTTTTGGTCAATAATGCCGGCGTTGGTTTTGTAGGGGCGATTGAAGAAACATCGATGGAAGAGACCCGAAAAGTCTTTGAAGCAAATTTTTTCGGAACGTTGAAATTGACACAGGCAATACTTCCACATATGAGAAATGAAAAAAATGGACACATCGTCCAAATCTCGTCTCACGGTGGAATTAAGGCGTTTGCAGGTTTTGGGATTTACAATGCAAGTAAATTTGCATTGGAAGGTTTCAGCGAAGCTTTGTCACAAGAAGTTGAGCCTCTTGGAATTAAAGTTTTGATAGTTGAACCAGGACCGTTCAGAACAAATTTTGCAGGAAATGGACTTGGAGAAGCCGAAAAAGTAATTGATGATTATTCCGATACGGCAGGAGCGTTTAGAACCAAACTGAAAGGAGTTGATGGAAAACAAGAAGGACATCCTGTAAAAGCATCGAAAGCAATTATTGACGCGGTCTACTCTGAAAATATAACACTTCGATTACCTCTTGGCAAAGTTCCACTTATGACAATCGGAATGAAATTGGATAGCGTCAAATCGGATTTAAAAAAGAACCGAAAAATCGCTGAACAAGCCGTGTACGAGTAATAACGTGCCTCAACAACGTGACCGAGCCGATGAAGTAGCATTAGTCATAGCTTTTTATTGTTTACTTAGGAACTCATGTATTCGCTGCGCTCACGAGGACTGTGTAATTGTACTTCTAATACCCCTCTACAAAAGTGGGCGGTCTTTAAAACCGAAAAAGGTTTTCATTATATTTCCACAATATTGCGCGGATTTGCCTTACGGCAGGCAGGCTTCACAACTTGTCCGCCTTTGGGGGATAGTGCTGCGTTGTTATTAAATTGGCGAAACGAGTTTGAAACAAGCTATGCTAACCATTAGGTTATTTCCTATTTTGTCTATCAAAATGATTAATTAATTTGGATTTGTAAGAAAGCTGTCCTAAAGATTGGGGGATGCTCGGAAATACCTGACGAAAAATAACCTAATGCCAACAACGGTAACCCTTGCACAAAACCTTTGACCAAATATCCCAGCCTCAAGATAGCCCTTCTACAGATCGATTTTCAGATAGGATATTTATATATCAGGACGGGACATGTGCCGTTTTAAACGCCCGTAACGGCCCTTAAATAGCATGTAAGACCGAAAATGTGCACTTTTATCATACCGACGACGCTTTTTTTAAACTACCTTTCTCAAAATCAAAAACAGATGAAAAAAATTAAATTCGTGCTTTCTTTTGGCCTTTTTACCGCCATCGGTTGCCTGAGTGTAAAAGCGCAAACCTATGCCAAAAAAGCTATGGTCGTTTCCAGTAGCGAAATTGCCTCTACCGTCGGGGTCGATATCTTGAAAAAAGGTGGGAACGCAGTAGATGCTGCCGTAGCTACCGCATTTGCCTTGGCGGTCACCCATCCCGAAGCTGGAAATCTGGGCGGTGGTGGTTTTCTGGTGCTGATGGATACCATCGGGAACGCGACTACTATCGATTTTCGTGAAAAAGCGCCATTGCAAGCTACCGCCGATATGTTCCTGACCGAAGCGGGCGAATTGTTGAACGGTACGAATTTGTATGGTCAAGAATCATCGGTCAATCACATCGGTCTCAAATCCGTTGGGGTGCCCGGAACCGTGGCGGGCCTACACATGGCGCATAAAAAATACGGTCAGCTCCCTTGGGCAGCTTTGGTGCAACCCGCTATCGATTTGGCACAAAACGGCTTTCCGTTAACCTGGTCACTCTCCCAAGCTGCTACCTTCTTAAACGACAATTCAGAAATTCAGTTCTTGAAAGATTATTTTAAATCCGACGATGGCGATTTGGTACAATTCGGAGAAACCTGGAAGCAACCGGAATTGGCCACTACCTTAATCGCTATTCGGGATAAGGGACGGGATGGTTTCTACAAAGGCGAAGTTGCGCAGGAAATTGCCGATTATATGAAAGAGCACGGTGGAATCATCACCAAAAAGGACCTGAAAAAATATGAAGCGATTGAAAGAACCCCAATAAAGGGTACCTACAAGGAATACGAAATCTATTCAATGCCGCCACCGAGTTCCGGTGGGGTCGCCCTTATCGAGATGATGAATATGATGGAGCTGGCGCAATTGGATTCCATTCCCTTCAACTCCACCGCCTACGTGCATTTGCTGGCCGAGGTCATGCGAAGGGCCTTCGCCGATAGGGCGGAGCATCTCGGAGATCCCGATTTCAATCCGGATATTCCATTAGAGTCTTTGATTTCAAAGGAGTTTGCCAAATCCCGTTTTAAAAATGTTGACATGGCCCAGGCCTCAACGAGCGACGCTTCCAAATTCGGGCAACTCTATGATGGGGAGAGTACTACTCATTTTTCCGTAGTGGATAAAAATGGTACTGCCGTTTCGGTAACTTATACACTCGAACACAGCTATGGCTCTGGAATGGGCTCTCCCAAACTCGGCTTTATATTCAATAACGAAATGGGGGATTTTAATCCGAAACCGAATACGACCACCGATACCGGCTTGATCGGAACCGATCCTAACATCATTCAACCGGAAAAAAGAATGCTTTCCAGTATGACCCCGACCATTGTCGCCAAAGACGGCCGACCGTATCTCGTCATCGGGAGCCCCGGAGGGAGAACCATCATCAACACAGTTTTCCAGACGGTATTGGGTGTGGTGCAATATGATATGGGTATCGACAAGGCGATAGAAGCTATGAAAATCCACCACCAGTGGTTACCCGATGTGATTAGATATGAAGAGCACCTGCTTTCGCCGGATACAAAGAATAATCTTGAACGTATGGGCCATCGCTTAAGGCCCGTAGGTAATCTGGGGTCTCTAATGGGAATCGTAGTGGATAAAAATAGAAAAATCCTGATCGGTGCTTCGGATTCTTCAAGCGGCGACGGTGCCGCCGTGGGGTATTAAGAAAACCAAATACCAAAGTACTTATTGTCACAAAACCTTTGGATTAGGTACCGCGAACAACATACTGTCCCGCTTTCACTCGTCATGAACTGCGATACCTATAGCGCTGTTACTAAAGCCTAATGTTGTTTGTTGCGCATTAAAAAAGGGAAGGCTTTCGCCCTCCCTTTCATTTTAATAGTTACTACCCTTATGAAAACCGTATCAGTTTTAATGCGGTATGTCTTCGGTGATTTCGCCAGCTTTCGTGACGGGTCGTGGACCTGTCAAGGCTGGCATTGTTTTCAATATGTTGTTTCTTTGTATTCTTCATTTGTACTTCTTCTTTACTTCTTGTGATGGGTACAATAAGCACCCTTATCTACACTCCGCATTAGACGTGAACATCGCCCATAAATTACAGTATTGGGAGAAGCTTAACACCGCATCGTGTCCTGTAGAAATGGCGATTGCATAACGGTTGACGGTTTATTATCCATTTTCTAAGATGCATCACTTTTTCTCCAGCCAAAGGAGGCACCATTTGTAATAGACCAATGTCGGTCAGTCGGCAGGGTAGAATCTATTTTTATTACCGATAGCGAAAGGACAACCATTGTTTTTACTATATTACAAAGCCTATTAAACAACGAACATATGCATAAACTCATCTCGATTTTCTTTACATCGATCTTACTACTCTCTTGTGAAACAAATAAGAGCAAATCCACCGAAAATCAAGAAATCGACCTAAGGGGAAATTGGGAATACCTCGGTTTCGGCAAAGCGATTAGCATTAACGACAGTATCGTTAAAGGGTTTCATATTTCAT
Protein-coding regions in this window:
- the ggt gene encoding gamma-glutamyltransferase, whose product is MKKIKFVLSFGLFTAIGCLSVKAQTYAKKAMVVSSSEIASTVGVDILKKGGNAVDAAVATAFALAVTHPEAGNLGGGGFLVLMDTIGNATTIDFREKAPLQATADMFLTEAGELLNGTNLYGQESSVNHIGLKSVGVPGTVAGLHMAHKKYGQLPWAALVQPAIDLAQNGFPLTWSLSQAATFLNDNSEIQFLKDYFKSDDGDLVQFGETWKQPELATTLIAIRDKGRDGFYKGEVAQEIADYMKEHGGIITKKDLKKYEAIERTPIKGTYKEYEIYSMPPPSSGGVALIEMMNMMELAQLDSIPFNSTAYVHLLAEVMRRAFADRAEHLGDPDFNPDIPLESLISKEFAKSRFKNVDMAQASTSDASKFGQLYDGESTTHFSVVDKNGTAVSVTYTLEHSYGSGMGSPKLGFIFNNEMGDFNPKPNTTTDTGLIGTDPNIIQPEKRMLSSMTPTIVAKDGRPYLVIGSPGGRTIINTVFQTVLGVVQYDMGIDKAIEAMKIHHQWLPDVIRYEEHLLSPDTKNNLERMGHRLRPVGNLGSLMGIVVDKNRKILIGASDSSSGDGAAVGY
- a CDS encoding peroxiredoxin-like family protein, which encodes MNTEKKSYQENLKDLRDNLGNMLPKEALAVFDNDAESLQENHNSILKLQEGQKAPDFSLTNANDKTVRLSELLKKGKVVLTFYRGSWCPYCNLQLSHYQKSLEEIHDLGAELVAISPQTPDESLNVKEKNELNFEVLSDNGNIVARQYTTVFKNADAPVNIMTELGFDYDAHYSDDSRELPIPAVFIIEKDSTVSFAKSLGGDYRNRVETSEIINHLENGSK
- a CDS encoding Crp/Fnr family transcriptional regulator, which gives rise to MEQYKGILENIGKYVTLTNEETEKLIAIIRTTKIKKRQFIDQPNYVCQYRNYVVKGAFRSYFIDNEGKEHTVQIALEDWFVSDFYSYITQTPATLFVEALEDSTILQMTYDDIEGLCKEIHALSEYFRISTERAFAFSRKRALSNLSLTAEERYLELLNRYPNMIKRVPQKVIASYLGFTPEFLSKIRRDLASKS
- a CDS encoding oxidoreductase, translated to MKNKIWLITGISSGLGKALAESVIEKGDFVIGTFRKQSQVDEFNEKYSNRAFSILLDITDEQSIERNVEKLVSKFDSIDVLVNNAGVGFVGAIEETSMEETRKVFEANFFGTLKLTQAILPHMRNEKNGHIVQISSHGGIKAFAGFGIYNASKFALEGFSEALSQEVEPLGIKVLIVEPGPFRTNFAGNGLGEAEKVIDDYSDTAGAFRTKLKGVDGKQEGHPVKASKAIIDAVYSENITLRLPLGKVPLMTIGMKLDSVKSDLKKNRKIAEQAVYE
- a CDS encoding IS110 family transposase, with translation MEIKEIIGIDVSKLTLDAHIHLKGVAERFTNTVDGIKEMCVWANENLGPAMDGLLFVFEHTGLYSDTLEEFLDTARLPYRIVPGLEIKRSLGIARGKDDRADAKRIALYGWRTREEFVPRQRPDAKLADMKRLMSLRRKLVAQRAGHIANLGEQRRVLGGDPHQRLYSCQKAIIDCLDKEIAALESDIDGLIARDPKLNGMFTLLLTVKGIGKVTARFLIVYTNGFKWFASWRKFASYVGIAPFPNTSGTSLKGRTKVNRMANKEGKVLLNMCACTAVQYSHEMKRYYEKRIGEGKDKMSTMNIIRNKVLARAFAVVRRGTPYVDTMKFIS